Genomic window (Cellulosilyticum lentocellum DSM 5427):
TCATAACTATGAATTTTAAAACACTAGGGATTTCCCCTGAAATGATAAATCACTTAAAAAAATCAGGTATCACAATACCAACACCCATTCAAGATCAAACAATCCCCCTTATATTATCAGGAAAGGATGTCATTGGTGAGGCACAAACAGGTACAGGTAAAACATTAGCTTTTTTACTTCCTCTTTTTGAAAAGCTTTCTTCTAAAAGCCCTAACATCCAAGCCCTTGTTTTATCTCCTACAAGAGAGCTTGCTATTCAGATCACCCAAGAAGCAAAAAAGTTAGCTGAAGCTAAGGCTATCGGCATTCTACCTATTTATGGTGGACAAGATACAGCCATGCAGCTAAAGAAATTAGGAAAACCTGTTCATTTAGTTATTGCTACGCCAGGACGTTTACTAGACCACATTGGCAGAAAAAGTATTGATTTAAGCAAAACCACTACCTTCGTTTTAGATGAAGCCGACCAGATGCTTTTAATGGGCTTTAAAAATGACGTAGAAAGTATCACTAAGCAGCTTCCTAAAAAGCGTCAAACCTTATGTTTTTCAGCTACCATGGATGCACCAGTTAAAAAACTTGCTTACCGCTATACTTCTTCTCCTACAACTGTAACGATTGCTAAAAAGAAAATAACTATTGAAGCCATCCATCAAGAAATTGTAGAGACCACTGATCGTCATAAACAAGCTGCTCTTCTTCAGGTATTAAGCGAAGATAATCCTTATATGGCTATTATCTTCTGCCGCACCAAACGCCGTGTTGAAGTGCTTTATGAAGCTATGAAAGATAAAGACTATAACTGCGTAAGGCTTCATAGCGATATTTTACAATCCAAAAGAGAGCGCATCATGAAAAGCTTTAAAAAAGGTGATATTCAATACCTTATAGCTACGGATGTTGCTGCTCGTGGTCTTGACATCTCGGGTGTCACCCATATTTATAACTATGATGTACCTGAAACACCCGAAGCCTATATTCATCGTATTGGACGTACAGGACGTGCCGGAAATGATGGCTACACTTGCATGTTTATGTCTCCAAAAAACGAAAAAGAAGTATCTGAAATCGAAGCACATATCCGCTTTAAAATCCCACGTCGTATACTTCAAGATATACTTTAATTACCTAACGAAGAAGTGCCATAAAATCAATTGATCTAGCAAATAGTCACATTAGCTTTTTATAAAAGCATAAAAAAACGACATGAGTTAACTTGCTAAAGCCAACTCATGTCGTTTTTTTGTTATATCCTATTCAATCATAATAGACCTAGCTATATCAATACTATCACATCATAGTTTTCTATATGAGTTAATGATGTAACAGAAATTCTTGTAGATTCATTACATTATTAACTATGTAATCTGCTCCAGCTAATTCTAATTCACCCTCTTCTGCATATCCAAATTTAACACCAATAGAATGAATATGACATGCCTTTGCACCTAGTATATCCTGTTTTCTGTCTCCCACCATAATGGTCTCATGCTTATCTTCCTCATTCAACTTTAGTTGCTTAAATACTTCTTGTATAACCTCAGCCTTATTACTTCGTGTACCATCCAATTCGCTTCCGACTATCACCTCAAAATATTGTTTAAGGTGATAATTTTCTAGTATTTTTTCAGCATAGATATAGGGTTTAGAAGTTGCCACAGCAAGTTTCTTTTCCTGTTTCCTTAGGGCTTCTAACATTTCTTTAATACCTTTATAAACACCATTTTCAAATAAACCAATAGTGCTAAATCTTTCCCTATATTTTTCAACAGCCACTTTAGCTTGCGTCTCATCTAAGCCATAGAATGTCATAAAAGAGTGCTGTAATGGTGGCCCAATAAAACAAGTCAAGTGATTTAAATCATTTTCTTCTATATTGAAATGTTTTAAAGCATATTGAACGCATTTAGTAATCCCTTCCTTAGGGTCAGTAAGTGTTCCATCTAAATCAAATAATATACTCTGATACATTCATCTTCCTCCTCAATACTTTTATCTAGGCCTTTGTAAGCTCTTCCTTTCTTTACTTATCACTTTGATTTTATTTTACAAGAATAATCAGATCTTCTATTACACTGAAACCATTTTTTTCATAAAATGTCCTTGAAGGATAGTTTTTTTCTGTATTTAACATCATGCCATTCATTCCCTGGGCTTTTATATCGGCTTCGATTAAACTGATAAATACACTTCCAATACCCTGTCCTTGCCACTTTGTACTGACACAAAACTCGTCAATGTAATACTCCATCCCGTTAATCCAAGGCTTCTTCATACCAACACTTAATGCAACCACCTCATCATCTATTATTCCAACATAACCTACAAAATAATTATTATCCATATGATTTTCAAAGAATGTAACCACTTGATTTCTAGATTCATACACATCATTCCATGGTGCTTTTGAAAAGGTCTCTATAAATAGATCTACGCAAGCATCCAGCTTATCTTTCTCAAGTTTAACAATATTTAATTTTTTAGCCATCTTAATTCTCCTCTTAATCTTGAAAAGTCTTTAAAGCCTTTATCGTCTGTTCAATCAGCTCATCTAATGTCCAACCCAGCATCTCTGCCCCTCTTTCAATGACCTCTCTTGAACATCCCGCTGCAAAACCCTTACTTTTAAATTTTTTCTTTACAGACTTGAGTTCTAAGTCTTGAATGCTTTTTGAAGGTCTCATCAAAACCACAGCCCCAATCAGTCCTGTTAACTCATCTACTGCATAAAGTACTTTTTCCATTTCATGTTCTGGCTTTATATCAACCGTTATCCCGTAGCCATGGCTTGCTGTAGCATGAATAATTCTTTCATCAATTCCATGTGCTCTCATGATTTCTTGTTCTTTGATACAATGTTCTTCTGGGTATTGTTCAAAATCGAGATCATGTAAAAGCCCTACAATTCCCCAAAATGTCTCTTCTTCACCATAACCTAATTTTCGTGCAAAATATTTCATTGTTAGTTCCACAATCTCCGCATGCTCTAGATGAAATGCCTCCTTATTGTACTCAGTTAAAAGATTCCATGCCTCTTCTCTTGTTATCATCTTTACCATCTCCTGTTTCTATTTCATTAAATTCATTAAGTCTACTTTATATATTAAGTATTAAGCACACTTTATGCCACTAAAAGTTAAAGATAAGTTTTAACTCATTTTATATTATTTCATGTAAGGATTCAATTTTTTATTCTATATAGACTTTGATAATCAAATAAAAAAGCACTCCTCCAAGTAACGTGTATACATTACTGGATAAGTGCTTTTTTGCTCCAGACTCTTGAAAGATATCAAAAATGTTAATAAGAGATACATAAACAAGTTGCTGTCCCTCTTTATTGATATGTAATATAATAGCATTTGCTAAAAAATCTCATGAATATTTTTTTTAGTTCTTTCACATATTAAAATTATTAATAATATAAAGGAGGTTCATTATGGCACAATTAACTGCAAAAGAACTATCTGCAATTAACGAGTTACTAGCAGGAGAGTCACATTTAGTAAAAAAATTTCAACTGTTAGCAGATTCTACAACTAATGCTGAACTCAAAACACAATTTACTGATATTTCTAATAAGCATCAACAACATTTTAATTCTATATATGAATATCTACAATAAAGGAGACACTTATGACTAATTACGGAGATAAAGAGCTTCTAACAGATGCACTAGATGCGCAGAAAACAGAAACAAATAATTATAATACTTTCGCTAATGAATGTGCACATCCAAATCTTAGAAATACCTTTTTAAGTATTCTTAGTGAAGAACATGATATCCAATTCCAGGTATTTAATACAATGCATGCAGCTGGTTTTTACCCAACACCTCCAGCTGAACAAGCAAAAATTGATGAAGCAAAACAAACACATGCTTGCTGCTATAAAGCATCAAAATAACAAACTCTCATAAACCTTTATAAATAACCAGTAATCTATGTTTTGAGTTATTCCACATAAATTACTGGTTATTATGCTCCTTAGACTATTAAAAAAAATAAGCGTTCATCTGTATATCTTCTAAAACCTTATGATATACAAATGAATGCTTGACCATTCCTACCCTGTGCAGTATTTTTATTTTTTATGTTATTATAGCTGATATATATAATCAATTATCTAGTTTTTACTCATTAAGCTAGGGCAAACACTTGTCTTACAACTAGCATTGATCTATCCTTTTATGCTTTAGGTATTTATAATCATTCAAAAGGGTTAACCCTGTAGACCTTTTGACTGTCTTTCCATATCTTCAATGACAATATCATAAATTTCACCAAGTGAAGCACAGTATTCTAACACTTCCCAAGGTTCATTGGTATGGTAATGTATTTTAATGAGTTCTTCATCTCCTACTGCTAGTAGGCAGTCTCCCTTTAAATGATGATTAAAATAATCATTGATCTTATCTTCATCAAGATTTTTTCCTTCAATCAATAGCTGTGTATCATATCTGAATTCTAGCATATCCTTCTCCTTTTCTAATCTCTATTTACTCATTTAATTATTTATTTAGCCTTAGTTAAATATTATACCCCTATAAATATATCGTCAAGATACTGGTTTCTTTATAAAATGGACCTATATATAAAACTACAAAAAGTATGCATTTAGTGCTTGAATAGAAACAAAGATGTGCGAGAACTTTGACAATGATGTGCCTTTTTATTTGACAGATATATACCGAAATATTAGAATTAATAAAATATAGTTAATTTTAAAATTATTAAATAAAATATAAAAATAATTAAAAGTGAGAGGTGAAGAGAATTATGAAGTATTATGTAATTGATGCGTTTGCTAGCCAACTTTTTAGAGGCAATCCAGCTGGGGTTTGTCTGCTTGATAGCGAAATCCCAGATGCTTTGATGCAAAAAATAGCTTTTGAAAACAATCTTGCAGAAACTGCGTTTTTATTACATACAGAAGGTTCGTACCACTTACGCTGGTTTACACCTGAAGTCGAAATTGATTTATGTGGCCATGCAACACTGGCAACCGCATTTGTAGTTATGAATTATGTTGATCCTGCATTAACACATATCAGTTTTGAGACCAAAAGTGGACTCCTATCTGTTACCCGCAATAACGACATGTATACTATGAACTTCCCCAGCCGAATGCCTCAGCCAATAGAGATAACCCCTTTTTTAGAAAAGGCACTAAACTGTCATGTACTGGAGACTCATTTATCAAGAGACTTACTTGTTTTAGTAGAAAATGAAGCTACAGTTGTAAATCTAGATGTAAATATCAATATGCTGGCTGAAATGAGCAAAGATATTTCCTTTGCTGTGATTGTCACCGCGAAGGGAGATAGCTGCGATTTTGTATCAAGGTTTTTTGCACCAAATGCAGGGATTAATGAAGACCCAGTAACAGGCTCTGCACATAGTACACTAATACCATTTTGGAGCAAACGACTCAACAAATCAAAAATGGTAGCAAAACAGTTATCTCAACGAGGTGGGACATTAATTTGCGAGTATTTAGGAGAAAGAGTAAATATAAGTGGTAAGGCCATTTGCTATCTTGCTGGCGATATAATCCTATAGAGACCTCTTATTTATAAATTCTCACAATACGAACCATGCAATATACTCTTGCATACAATATACTAGATTTTCTCTTTTTTGCCCCCATAATTAAGAGATTACTGCTTTTAATGACACATTTCATTTACACAATATATAATCACTTCATAACATTATAGTAAAATCAAATCCTAAAGGTTCTTATACTCTGCTTAGAAAAGCTTACTAGCATTTTTCTAAGCATTTTTTAATGCATAAATTAAACAAACTATCTTTTGTTTTATATGTGAAATGCTTATTTTATATCACCATTTTTTCTATATGATTAAAATGCATATCATACTCTTTAATTATTTCAGCTAAGTTAATGCTCCAATATCTGTTTTCATAAAAGAATTTTATAGCCCTAAATTTTGAATAATAAAGCAGTTTTCCAAGCTTCACCTCCCTTAGAATTCTTTCACTTTTTTAACAATTCAGCTAACATATCTTTTTCTTTAAGTTGTTGCTTAAGCCTAAGGTTTTCTCGCCTAAGACGTTCTAATTCATCAACTTCATCATCTGTTTTATGATGACCTCTTTTATCTACTAATGCCTCTTCGCCATTAGTATCATATTTCTTAATCCATGAATAAATCTGACTATATGAAATACCAAATATAACTGCTGTCTCTTTGTAATTTCGCTCATGCTTGATACAGTATTCAACGGCCTCCTTACGTTCCTTAATAGTTGTTTTTCTTCTTGCTTGGCCATATAGACCTCCCGTTTAGGACATAATCACTAAGTTCTCTATTGGCATTATACATCTTAATCCAGTTTGCTAAAACTGCTTCGCAAGAAATGTTATATTTAGCCGTAATTTCATCTGTTGACATTTCTCCATCTAAATATATTTTGCAGCACATCTTTTTGAAATCAGATGTATATCTAGTGTTCCCAATTCCTCTAGCAAAGGCTAGTATTCCATGCTCCATATATCGCTGTGCCCATCGCCGAACTGTTTTAGACGTGATATTGTATTTAGATGCAATATCAATAGAAGATGCCAATCCATCTAAATACTCTTTAGCAACCATGACTCTCCATTCAGGTGTATGTGGTGATTCGGCCATAAAAAAATCCCCCTTAAGTAGACTTTGGTTATTTACCTTGTCTATATTAAGGGGAATCATATCATATTCTAGCCCGGTCCTACTTTTTGTTTATTAAGCTAAATAATTATTTATTACGATAAACTGAAATTTATTACTTTGTTATAGTTTCAACCTCAACTGAAAATTCTTCAAAAAAATCTTTTATATCCTGTTCTGTATCCACATTAAAACCTTCATACAAAATAAAATTACCGGTCGCTGAAACCGCTCCATCTTCTCCTACAGCAAACGAAATTGCTACTGGCACAGCACTTTCGTATGTGTAAAGATAAATTACATCCTCGGTTAATTCATCACTTACAAAAGTTTTTCCACCCGTACAAATGCTTGCAGCTGCCAGAGTCGCTGCTCCTCCCGTTGCATTGACTTGGTTAATAATTGCGCCATTCATTCTCGATTGCACATAGCCCTTCAATGTATCAGACAAACCCTCTGTTGCTTCACTACCTGTTATCTCCGCCAATGCTAAAAGAGTTTCTTCTGAAATTGCAACCTTGTAAATAGCTTTTGGCTCAGAAAAGTCTCCTTCTCCTGCATTTCTCACTATATCCTGTATTTCGCTACTCGCAGAATATATTTTCAAGTATGTATCATTGCTTGCCATTTCCTCCATTAAAGAAATTACTTCAAGCCCCTCCTCATACAATGTTTTATTAGAGCTGTTTCCTCCTCCACAACCACACACCCCCAATACCAGTACTACAGATATTCCTATCGTAATAATTCTTTTTTTCATAAGCCACCTCTAACTTCCAATTTATATTTCTTATATATAAATATAATCCTAAATAAACATTATTCTTTTTTTAATATATAGTCAAATAAACTCTATAACTCTTACTTATATTTTCAAAACAAATTCGCATTTTATCTATTTATTCTTGCTAAAGTTTTATTTATTTTTGAGTTATTTTTCCAGCTGGTTAAGACCATCTTACCAAACTTAAAACTACCGAGTTAATGAGCTTTAGATAAGATGGCCCTTCATGTGTCCTTATTTGACAAATACACACAAAAATATTAGAATTAAAAAAATAATGTGTACAATAACTTATCTTAATAGGAGGTTCTACGCATGGAGCGATCAGATATTGCTTTTTACAAACAAATTGAACAAAACTTTATTGAGTTTGCAGAAAGCCGTCATGATATACGAGCTGCTTTTGTTATTGGTTCACGCGCTCGTTCAGATCATCCTGCCGATGAGTGGTCTGATATGGACATTGTGTTCTATACAACAAACCCAAATTTTTATCTTCAGCAGCAAGATTGGCTGGACAAAATCGGTGATATTCTATGCTCTTTTGTTTTTCAAACTGCAGGTGGTGATCCAGAGCGGCTTAATTTATTTAAAGATGGTCATCAGGTTGATTTTGTAATTCATTCTGTCGACACCTTGCGTGATATTGTGTCCGCAAAGGTAGTTCCCAGTAATTTTTATCGAGGAGTCCGCGTCATTGTTGATAAAGATCATCTTAGCAATGCCATTATGCCAGCCCATTTTCAGCCGCCGGAAGTTTTATCCATCTCAGAGGCAGCCTACTTACAAGTTGTGAATATGTTTTGGTTCATATCACTATATATTGCAAAGCAGTTGCTCCGTGGAGAATTGTGGGTGGCTAAAATGCGTGACTATGATGCCAAAGGACTTCTTCTACAAATGATAGAGTGGCACGAAAAAGTAGTGTTTGGTAGCGAGTATGACACATGGCATGCAGGACGCTTTATGAATGAATGGGTTGATGAAGATACTCAGGCAGCACTTTCTAAATCCTTTGGCAGATTTAATCAGGTTGACAGTTGGAATGCGTTACTATCAACCATAAATCTTTTTCAGAAACTGTCAGCAGAAGTTGCCCTAAAAATGCAGTATTCTCGTCCCGAAGCACTTGAAACCTATATATCTGACTGGATAAAAGCGAAATCAGAGATAGTCAATTAAATTATTTATTATTTTTTGTATATATTTCTCTGATTTCATTTTTTATATATTATGCCCTTTTCAAATTCTTTTTTAATGCATAGATTCTATTTTTAGTATTATATTAGGAGTGTAGTAACGTTGATGTTTTTTCTCCTACTTAGTTATTATCTACTCCGATCCGTCTTTGGGTCCTTATCGGGGCCATTAATATTTGAGCCTAGTATGTTTTTCCTATTACACCCTTCATCAATCATTGTAATTAGTCTTGTTGTCCTCTTCTTCGGCTTTAATATTGGCTTCTACAGTCTTTTTAACAGCTTCTTGCTGTTTTTTTTAATTCTTTTTCCACTCTGTAGATTTCTTTAGCCATTTCTTTCTTATATCCAACAGATTGCTTAGAATGCTCCGCAATACCTAAGCCTTTAGTAAAGAGGCTTAAAGCATAGTGACTTTTATTCTAACTATGGTTTAGTATTCTATACAGAAATAGACAATTCCTTTGATACTCACAATTTAACCCGATTATCTACAATATAACAAAAAAATAGGTGTACCTTATAGGAATTTTCATTTCCTAATGCACACCTATGCAACTAGACTATTTGAAAATAATGTCCCAATTAAAACTGTACAAGCATTGCTAGGACATAAAGATATAGCTACAACTATGAAGATATTCACTTATGTAATGCGAAAAACTGACAAATGAAGTTCAGTGCTAAAATAATACTTGGTTAGGTCCTGCATCTTTTAGGGCCCATTTTTTATATCATTTAAAATAACGTTGCAAATTATTTACAAGTTTTTGAATTATTGCAACCCAAAAACAAAAATAGCTAAAGCCTGTATCTATTGATATCCTAAGCTTTAGCTATATACTTTATGACCCATACGGGAATCGAACCCATGATTTCACCGTGAGAGGGTGAAAAAGGTATTTTTAATGAAATACTTGATACTCAATGCACAGCTAGTATTTTCAAGTATTTAAGAGCCTTTTATTTATTTTCTTGTTTTTCATTTTTTGCTTTGAATCATAGGTGTTTATTTAAATTTATTTGCAGTAAAATTTGCAGTTATTAATTTTCGCCCTCGCTTACACTCCATAATGCTTCTAAGTTAATCGTATGACTTTGTGGCTGATATTTTTCCTCCAATTTATCTACCTTTATAAGTACTGGGAAATTGCATGCAGTTCCCGTCATAATACACCCACCTTGCGGAAGAATAGGTATCATCTCAAATGATGCTCCATCTAAAAATGAAACGCTCCTTCCAATTGCTTTAATGTCTTCATTATTTACTAAACGATGTAAAAAATAATTATGCAATTGTGAAATAATAGTTTCGGAAATATCAGATGGTCTCTGACTTGATATAGTTAAGAATACCCCAAATTTTCTTCCCTCTTTGATTATTTCTTCAAACAATTCAAGCCTATAATCTTTCCACATGCTACTCTCACGATCCGATTGCTTAGATAAAATATTATGTGCTTCATCAACTATTATAAATAATGAACTACTCTGATTTTCTTGTAACTTATGAAAATCATATGCCCTCTTACACACTATCATAGGAATAATTTTTCTCATCTCAATATTAACTTCGACCAATGATATTATCTGTAAATTTTCATCTATAACATCAGCATTATCAAGTTTAAAAATCTTTCTTATCTCTAATAAACGATTGTCTAATCGTCTAAGTAATGGGGCAATATGCTCTTCATTTATATACCCCCTTGCTACATCATTTGCATATTGTAATTTTACTATAAACTCAAATCTATCCCATTCATCTATGTTCTCTTCTTCATCTTTGTATTTTAGATTATCTTGAGTAATAACTTGCAGTAAATTTATCACATACTGATTATGCTTAAAATCATCTTCACTATTAAAATAAATATTGGCTTGATCGATTATGTATAACTTTCTACTAGTACTATGATATGCTAGCTTTCCAAATAAATTATCCACTTCCGCAGAACAATTATCAAATCCCAAACTCAATATTTCTTTATAATACTTTTTTAGCGTACTAAATTTATCAGCATAGTCATAAATACTATTTATCATTTCTCTTATTTCATTAAGTATACTATTATTTTGTACTGATGCACTAAATTTTTGAATACACTTCTTTAAGAAAGGCTGTTGTGTTTTTTCAGTTGCTTCTAGAATAATTGACCAAAATTCTAAGTCTTCAATGGCTTTTTTATCAATTGGGAATAACTCTTCTCCTCTTCTTGTCGATAGATGATATACTTTTTTATTTACATTTGATATTGTATTTTCATATTCACCGTTAAAGTCAATAATAAGAAACTTACTACTATTTTTAAATACTTCACTTTCTTTATATATATCAAATAGTTCCTTATATATCTTTGCCAACGTATTCGATTTACCACTTCCAGTATTTCCAAATATGCCTATATGGCTTGCAAACAAACTCTGAACTCCGATTTTTAATTTATACTTATTGTACCCTATAATTTCTCCAATAGTTATCGTAGAAGCATTATTAGCTGAAAATGCGAATACACTTTGTATTTCTTCTTCAGAAAGTATATATACGTAATTTGATATTAATGGTAACTCAGATAGCCCTCTATGAAATCTATCTTGTCTATCCATATATCCTATTAAACTAATTTCAATTACTCTATGAATTTGCTCCTCTTTATCATAGTAAATAACCTGCTTATTAGGATTTAGTAACGTAAATTCTCCTTCTATTTTTCCAATTATATCTTGAAATCCCTTCCTTATTTTTACAAAGCCGCCCACTGATACATTCTTAATTACTTCCCCACAATAATTTAAATTTGATTCATTTTTATCTTTATAGACTTTGGCTCTTACCTTTTGCCCTCTAACTTCAATAACTTCCCCTATTTTAAGTATTTCGATATCCATACCTAGTTTCCCTCTCTTTGCCAAATTTTTTACTTAATATAGAAGAACTTAAGAACTTATTCAACTGCATTAAATCTAGCTTTGTCTCTTGTACTGCACACGCAACTTCTTCCTCATTTTTCCCTCCTTCTATTTCTTCTGTTTCTTCTGTTTCTGCCTCTTCACATAAAGTTTCATCTCCTTCAATAACACTTCCATTTTTTTCTTTATCTAAAGTTACAATCCAAACATTATTTAACAACTCAAATTTATCCATAAATGAATTAATATCTTTTACTTGATATGCAAAAATAATCATGATTAAAGATGGATTATTCAATGCTCTTAATGTAATTTCATGAATATGTTCATCAGCAAATGAAAAACCAAATACCATTAAAATAACATTATTCTTTTCTAATTCATTAGAATAAATTCTTAATAACTCATAATAGTTCTTATCCAATAATGTATCACTAAATTTTTCTTTGGTAGGATTTACTATCTTAAATGATTCCTGATACATTTTAGTTAATGGTTTCCATATATTGTTTAAATCAGCATCTTCAACATTAAAATTTTCAAGTAACTCATCAATAAACAATTTATTCACTTCATTCCAGTTTGCACCTTTTACCTTCTCCCATATTTCTCTTATTTCATCTTTCTTAGTATCAATTAATTCATGTACATGAGTATTAAATTCATTTAAAGATTGTTTATAATCTCCATAACAAAATCTGCTATCACTGTATTTTTTCCATGTAATAGAACCATGTATTTTAAACAAATTAACAATTGGTATCTCAGTCACTCTATCAGAAAATAATACTTGCTTCTCAAAAATCATATTGTAATGTGCTGTTGAAAAATATGGTATTATTCGCCCAACAAATCCATCATTATATACAATATTCGCTTCCTCAAATGATAGTTCTAAAAAAACGTCATAATTAGTTGTAAAAATATTTACTTGCTTATGTAATGTTGCACTTTCTCGCTTATTTAAAATATGTTTTATCATACTAATAAACTCTATTTGAGCCTTTAAATCTGTTTTATTGGCATGTTGATCAATAGGGTAAATACACTCCTCAAAGAATTTT
Coding sequences:
- a CDS encoding aminoglycoside 6-adenylyltransferase; translation: MERSDIAFYKQIEQNFIEFAESRHDIRAAFVIGSRARSDHPADEWSDMDIVFYTTNPNFYLQQQDWLDKIGDILCSFVFQTAGGDPERLNLFKDGHQVDFVIHSVDTLRDIVSAKVVPSNFYRGVRVIVDKDHLSNAIMPAHFQPPEVLSISEAAYLQVVNMFWFISLYIAKQLLRGELWVAKMRDYDAKGLLLQMIEWHEKVVFGSEYDTWHAGRFMNEWVDEDTQAALSKSFGRFNQVDSWNALLSTINLFQKLSAEVALKMQYSRPEALETYISDWIKAKSEIVN
- a CDS encoding helix-turn-helix domain-containing protein, which produces MAESPHTPEWRVMVAKEYLDGLASSIDIASKYNITSKTVRRWAQRYMEHGILAFARGIGNTRYTSDFKKMCCKIYLDGEMSTDEITAKYNISCEAVLANWIKMYNANRELSDYVLNGRSIWPSKKKNNY
- a CDS encoding PhzF family phenazine biosynthesis protein, with the translated sequence MKYYVIDAFASQLFRGNPAGVCLLDSEIPDALMQKIAFENNLAETAFLLHTEGSYHLRWFTPEVEIDLCGHATLATAFVVMNYVDPALTHISFETKSGLLSVTRNNDMYTMNFPSRMPQPIEITPFLEKALNCHVLETHLSRDLLVLVENEATVVNLDVNINMLAEMSKDISFAVIVTAKGDSCDFVSRFFAPNAGINEDPVTGSAHSTLIPFWSKRLNKSKMVAKQLSQRGGTLICEYLGERVNISGKAICYLAGDIIL
- a CDS encoding hydrolase translates to MITREEAWNLLTEYNKEAFHLEHAEIVELTMKYFARKLGYGEEETFWGIVGLLHDLDFEQYPEEHCIKEQEIMRAHGIDERIIHATASHGYGITVDIKPEHEMEKVLYAVDELTGLIGAVVLMRPSKSIQDLELKSVKKKFKSKGFAAGCSREVIERGAEMLGWTLDELIEQTIKALKTFQD
- a CDS encoding helix-turn-helix domain-containing protein codes for the protein MKERKEAVEYCIKHERNYKETAVIFGISYSQIYSWIKKYDTNGEEALVDKRGHHKTDDEVDELERLRRENLRLKQQLKEKDMLAELLKK
- a CDS encoding spore coat protein, with translation MTNYGDKELLTDALDAQKTETNNYNTFANECAHPNLRNTFLSILSEEHDIQFQVFNTMHAAGFYPTPPAEQAKIDEAKQTHACCYKASK
- a CDS encoding DEAD/DEAH box helicase, whose amino-acid sequence is MNFKTLGISPEMINHLKKSGITIPTPIQDQTIPLILSGKDVIGEAQTGTGKTLAFLLPLFEKLSSKSPNIQALVLSPTRELAIQITQEAKKLAEAKAIGILPIYGGQDTAMQLKKLGKPVHLVIATPGRLLDHIGRKSIDLSKTTTFVLDEADQMLLMGFKNDVESITKQLPKKRQTLCFSATMDAPVKKLAYRYTSSPTTVTIAKKKITIEAIHQEIVETTDRHKQAALLQVLSEDNPYMAIIFCRTKRRVEVLYEAMKDKDYNCVRLHSDILQSKRERIMKSFKKGDIQYLIATDVAARGLDISGVTHIYNYDVPETPEAYIHRIGRTGRAGNDGYTCMFMSPKNEKEVSEIEAHIRFKIPRRILQDIL
- a CDS encoding ATP-binding protein; translation: MDIEILKIGEVIEVRGQKVRAKVYKDKNESNLNYCGEVIKNVSVGGFVKIRKGFQDIIGKIEGEFTLLNPNKQVIYYDKEEQIHRVIEISLIGYMDRQDRFHRGLSELPLISNYVYILSEEEIQSVFAFSANNASTITIGEIIGYNKYKLKIGVQSLFASHIGIFGNTGSGKSNTLAKIYKELFDIYKESEVFKNSSKFLIIDFNGEYENTISNVNKKVYHLSTRRGEELFPIDKKAIEDLEFWSIILEATEKTQQPFLKKCIQKFSASVQNNSILNEIREMINSIYDYADKFSTLKKYYKEILSLGFDNCSAEVDNLFGKLAYHSTSRKLYIIDQANIYFNSEDDFKHNQYVINLLQVITQDNLKYKDEEENIDEWDRFEFIVKLQYANDVARGYINEEHIAPLLRRLDNRLLEIRKIFKLDNADVIDENLQIISLVEVNIEMRKIIPMIVCKRAYDFHKLQENQSSSLFIIVDEAHNILSKQSDRESSMWKDYRLELFEEIIKEGRKFGVFLTISSQRPSDISETIISQLHNYFLHRLVNNEDIKAIGRSVSFLDGASFEMIPILPQGGCIMTGTACNFPVLIKVDKLEEKYQPQSHTINLEALWSVSEGEN
- a CDS encoding HAD family hydrolase, encoding MYQSILFDLDGTLTDPKEGITKCVQYALKHFNIEENDLNHLTCFIGPPLQHSFMTFYGLDETQAKVAVEKYRERFSTIGLFENGVYKGIKEMLEALRKQEKKLAVATSKPYIYAEKILENYHLKQYFEVIVGSELDGTRSNKAEVIQEVFKQLKLNEEDKHETIMVGDRKQDILGAKACHIHSIGVKFGYAEEGELELAGADYIVNNVMNLQEFLLHH
- a CDS encoding tyrosine-type recombinase/integrase encodes the protein MGVPYRNFHFLMHTYATRLFENNVPIKTVQALLGHKDIATTMKIFTYVMRKTDK
- a CDS encoding GNAT family N-acetyltransferase, translating into MAKKLNIVKLEKDKLDACVDLFIETFSKAPWNDVYESRNQVVTFFENHMDNNYFVGYVGIIDDEVVALSVGMKKPWINGMEYYIDEFCVSTKWQGQGIGSVFISLIEADIKAQGMNGMMLNTEKNYPSRTFYEKNGFSVIEDLIILVK